In Chrysiogenia bacterium, the genomic window CACGCGCTTTCTCGCCTTCTCGGCAAAGTCCATGAAGAAGGCCTCGCGCTCGCGGGTGCTCTTCTTGGAAACAAACATCTCGGGGCTCTCGTAACTGCCGCCCGAGATCTCGATCAGATCGATGCCCGCCTTGTCGAGCTCGGCCACCACGTCGAGGGATTCCTCATCGGTAAAGCCGCCCTTCATGAAGTCGGCGGAGTTGAGTTTGATGGAGACGGGAAAATCCTCGCCGACTGCCGCGCGCATGCTCTGGTAGACCTGGAGTGCGAAGCGGCGGCGGTTCTCCGCGCTGCCGCCCCATTCATCGGTGCGCTGGTTGTGGCGCGGGGAGAGGAACTGGCTCACGAGGTAACCGTGGGCGCCGTGGATCTGCACGCCGCTAAAGCCCGCCTTCTTTGCGAGTCCCGCGGTGCGCCCGAAGCGCGCAATGAGCTCTTCGATTTCGTCGCCGCTCAGCTCGCGCGGAACGCCGAAGGCGCTCTTCATGCCGGTGCCCTCGAGCGGGATCGCGGAGGGGGCAACGGCCTGCTGCGCCGAGATTCCCTTGGGCTGCTGCTTTCCCGGATGGTTGATCTGCATCCACAGATGCGCGCCGTTGCCGGTGCCGGCGTTGGCCCAGGCCTTGTGTTTTGTAAGTGCGTGATCGTCTTCGAGAGCGACGTTGCCGGGCTCGCCGAGCGCGCGGCTGTCGATCATCACATTGCCGGTGACAACCACGCCGGTTCCGCCCGAGGCAAAGGTGCCGTAGAGGCGCGCATGGTTTGGGGTAGGGTCGTGGGCGTTGTCGGCAATGCCCTCGCTCATCGCGGACTTCAAGAACCGGTTCTTGATGGTGGCGCCGCACCGAAGGGTGATCGGCGCGCCGAGGATTTCGCTGGGTGTGCTCATGGCTGTCCCTCCCGCCTGTGCTGGGGTGTTGATGCCGCCGCGGCGCGAAAGGGCTCCGGCCGGTGCCGCGGTGTGACAAATTATCCTAATTGATTCAGGAACTTGCGGCTTCGCTGAATGGTATTCAACGAAAATTGCAGCGGCGCGTCACGGAATAATCGTATTATTCCAGTGGGTTGCGAGAATCCGCTTGAAACTGACTCTGCTATCAGTTAGAAAATACTCGAGCCACCGACCGAATGGTCAGGGGCGAATAGAACAACTTTCTAGTTTTCGGCAAGGAGCCACCCGCCATGCAACTTGATCTCGACAAGATGCTCGACCGCTGCAACAAGGGTCAGTGGAACGTCAACGACTTCGACTGGTCGCAGAAGCCCAAGGTCAAACTCTCCAAGGAGAAGGAGATCCGCGTCTGCTACTACTACATGAACATGTCCTACATCGAGCGACTGGCCGGCGCGCTCTTCCTGGCCCTCTCCAAGCGCATGACCGACCCGCGTCTGAAGGCGATCTACGAGACCTTCTACGAGGACGAGATCCGCCACAGCCATGCTGCGGCCAAGCTGATGGACTACTTCGACGTCCACCAGTACCGCTTCTACACGCCCAATCAGGCGATGCTGCGTTTCATCCCGTACTTCACGCGCTCGGTTGAGACGCTCAACCCGGCTTTTGCCAATTCCTTCATTCTGGGCGGCGAGCTCATCCTCGACATCGCGCTGCTTCGCAGCCTCAATGAATACGTCGACGACCCCATGAGCCGCGCAGTCGTGGAAAAGATCAATCAGGACGAGTCGCGCCACATTGCCATGGACTTCTTCATGACCGAATACTGCGCCGAGCACGAACTCAAGCCGGTCAAGGACAATGGCAAGAAGGGGCTGATGAACCCGGACTTCCGCGGCGTGCTCACCTGGGGTCCCCCGTTCTTCAACGAAGTGTTCTTCCGCCCCATGCAGTTCATGGACCCCAAGCAGAAGCAGATGAAGGAAGTCGCCAAGCGCCTGCGCCGTTTCTACATGCGCCCCGAGGTTCAGGGCAATCCGGTGGTGCGTGATACGAACGCCATGTTCGAGCGCCTTGAATCGCCGC contains:
- a CDS encoding NADH:flavin oxidoreductase/NADH oxidase family protein; this encodes MSTPSEILGAPITLRCGATIKNRFLKSAMSEGIADNAHDPTPNHARLYGTFASGGTGVVVTGNVMIDSRALGEPGNVALEDDHALTKHKAWANAGTGNGAHLWMQINHPGKQQPKGISAQQAVAPSAIPLEGTGMKSAFGVPRELSGDEIEELIARFGRTAGLAKKAGFSGVQIHGAHGYLVSQFLSPRHNQRTDEWGGSAENRRRFALQVYQSMRAAVGEDFPVSIKLNSADFMKGGFTDEESLDVVAELDKAGIDLIEISGGSYESPEMFVSKKSTREREAFFMDFAEKARKRVKVPLALTGGFRTARGMARAIQSGAVDLVGLARPLCVDPELPNKILSGADYEAPMRKLSTGIGALDKMGMVEITWYEQQLARMGRGQRPSRNMTVWGAATRTMLANGLKAFQQRRA
- a CDS encoding ferritin-like domain-containing protein; amino-acid sequence: MQLDLDKMLDRCNKGQWNVNDFDWSQKPKVKLSKEKEIRVCYYYMNMSYIERLAGALFLALSKRMTDPRLKAIYETFYEDEIRHSHAAAKLMDYFDVHQYRFYTPNQAMLRFIPYFTRSVETLNPAFANSFILGGELILDIALLRSLNEYVDDPMSRAVVEKINQDESRHIAMDFFMTEYCAEHELKPVKDNGKKGLMNPDFRGVLTWGPPFFNEVFFRPMQFMDPKQKQMKEVAKRLRRFYMRPEVQGNPVVRDTNAMFERLESPLGRRLAGLGNAISKATTGIDFGFAAEATKDKIRPPKDWDTKEGADQLARALVESN